One genomic segment of Nitrososphaera sp. includes these proteins:
- a CDS encoding arginase family protein, with amino-acid sequence MKLHRSNARNLSDAEVVIFGVADESGSHAKRKGAGAAPDVLRAAWNEFEYFERSGKLIPVAPMRGGLDGKAVYDSGNIGKNAVARFTSELATQGKLPAIIGGDHSVTTRAIEGIHKALDRRISILYFDAHPDFVSSARNYYGSVLSDCSEWLDFTKSALVGTRAAEPEEVANIRSSKLKMFSPIDIAEKGVVSVAERLVSRIGSSPTYVSVDLDCLDPAFAPGVSVPSPCGMSAIDLTVMLKTVMSKGRVVGLDMVELSPDYDFNGMTASLAAKLLSESIASLPS; translated from the coding sequence GTGAAGCTGCACCGATCAAACGCTCGAAATTTGTCCGACGCTGAGGTGGTCATCTTTGGAGTCGCCGACGAGTCCGGCTCGCACGCTAAAAGGAAAGGGGCAGGCGCGGCCCCGGACGTGCTCCGGGCGGCCTGGAATGAATTCGAATACTTTGAGCGATCTGGAAAGCTAATCCCCGTGGCTCCAATGAGGGGAGGGCTCGACGGGAAGGCGGTTTACGATTCGGGCAACATTGGCAAGAATGCCGTCGCAAGATTCACCTCAGAGCTTGCGACGCAGGGTAAACTGCCTGCCATTATTGGCGGAGACCACTCCGTCACCACTAGGGCAATCGAGGGAATCCACAAGGCACTTGACAGACGGATTTCAATACTGTACTTTGATGCTCATCCCGACTTTGTCTCGTCGGCACGAAACTATTACGGCTCAGTCCTTTCCGATTGCTCTGAATGGCTCGATTTTACAAAGAGCGCCCTTGTCGGCACAAGGGCAGCTGAACCTGAGGAGGTTGCAAACATAAGGTCCTCCAAGCTCAAAATGTTCAGCCCGATTGACATTGCCGAAAAGGGCGTCGTCAGCGTCGCTGAAAGATTGGTTTCAAGGATAGGGTCGTCGCCTACTTATGTTTCGGTTGACCTTGATTGCCTGGACCCGGCTTTTGCCCCCGGGGTGTCCGTGCCGTCTCCATGCGGCATGTCAGCGATAGATCTTACAGTTATGCTAAAGACCGTGATGAGCAAGGGCAGGGTTGTCGGGCTCGATATGGTGGAACTGTCTCCTGATTATGATTTCAACGGCATGACAGCCAGCCTAGCTGCCAAATTACTCTCAGAGTCGATTGCATCGCTCCCATCCTAG
- a CDS encoding AAA family ATPase → MSSKIEDIVHRAYSSKPKYSEIQPGVPEDYRQVKTLGDLLKINYKHASADAQLRGNLIRKLRAGEHPYPGIIGYDEDVVPAVNRAILSGHDMLLVGQIGQAKTKIAESIAKSLLSPIPVVRGTITNDIPTTIPEEHMTALLGGGDIVRTHPEFTVSNECEEIIKNDKLETKVDWISGEDRYKYILSTPDISVKDLVGQIDAIKIAKKGVELYSIESYSAGQLLQARHGILCIDELPVLDPRKQVALLSVLQEGKFTTGAYPVVFKPDVKIIATANPIDYTHSGKVIEPLFDRLKSHVDTHYPKTVEDEMLIVLQEARIPDAPVFVPEFMLRIIAMVTQGARAHQSVNHDKGVSVRMAVHSMEVLTGEAERTRAIHNNVIAIPRLSDIYAIRQSSKFELSEMEDTRENRDTVLYSIIENTLSQISLSYADNFQPELVSKVKSEFAKNKAFQVSQSSLGTGKQGDAHDYQSQLGKFPLLKQLVAEAAAAVRERQKQLVERARLYSIPTMSVSSDTELDGEFTASVTELVLEGLSHLQPPVLEKKENTYVPAI, encoded by the coding sequence ATGAGTTCCAAGATTGAGGATATCGTTCATCGCGCATACAGTTCAAAACCAAAATACTCTGAAATTCAGCCAGGCGTCCCGGAGGACTATAGGCAGGTCAAGACCCTTGGAGACTTGCTCAAGATAAACTACAAGCACGCAAGCGCAGACGCGCAATTGCGCGGAAATCTGATTCGCAAGTTGCGCGCCGGCGAGCACCCCTATCCAGGCATCATCGGGTACGACGAGGACGTTGTGCCTGCCGTAAACAGGGCCATTCTTTCGGGGCACGACATGCTTCTCGTGGGGCAGATAGGCCAGGCAAAGACCAAGATTGCAGAGTCAATCGCCAAAAGCCTGCTCTCGCCGATACCGGTCGTCAGAGGCACCATTACAAACGATATCCCTACCACGATTCCTGAGGAACACATGACCGCGCTACTCGGCGGTGGCGATATTGTCAGGACCCATCCTGAATTTACGGTATCAAACGAGTGCGAGGAAATAATCAAGAACGACAAACTCGAGACAAAGGTGGACTGGATTTCCGGAGAAGACAGGTACAAGTACATACTTTCTACCCCAGATATTTCGGTGAAGGATCTAGTAGGCCAGATTGACGCCATAAAAATCGCCAAAAAGGGCGTTGAGCTGTACAGCATCGAGTCATACTCTGCAGGCCAGCTTCTTCAGGCGCGCCACGGCATACTCTGTATTGACGAATTGCCGGTCCTTGACCCGCGCAAGCAGGTGGCGCTTCTCAGCGTGCTTCAGGAAGGCAAGTTTACCACAGGCGCCTACCCCGTCGTCTTCAAGCCGGACGTAAAGATTATCGCCACGGCAAACCCGATTGATTATACCCACTCTGGCAAGGTCATAGAGCCCCTCTTTGACAGGCTGAAAAGCCACGTCGACACCCACTATCCAAAGACCGTAGAAGACGAGATGCTCATCGTTCTGCAGGAAGCGAGAATTCCAGATGCCCCGGTCTTTGTCCCAGAGTTTATGCTGAGAATCATAGCCATGGTGACCCAGGGGGCAAGAGCCCACCAAAGCGTCAACCACGACAAGGGCGTGAGCGTAAGAATGGCTGTTCACTCCATGGAAGTACTGACAGGCGAGGCCGAGCGGACGAGAGCGATTCACAACAACGTAATTGCCATACCGCGTCTGAGCGATATCTACGCTATCCGCCAGTCCTCAAAGTTCGAACTTTCCGAGATGGAAGACACAAGGGAAAACCGCGATACCGTGCTTTACTCCATAATAGAGAATACGCTCTCGCAGATCTCGCTCAGCTATGCGGACAATTTCCAGCCCGAGTTGGTTTCAAAGGTCAAGTCAGAATTTGCCAAGAACAAGGCCTTTCAGGTTTCACAGTCAAGTCTTGGGACAGGCAAGCAGGGCGACGCGCATGATTACCAGTCACAGCTTGGCAAGTTTCCATTGCTAAAGCAGCTGGTTGCAGAGGCCGCTGCGGCTGTCAGAGAGCGACAGAAGCAACTCGTCGAGCGGGCGCGCCTGTACAGCATCCCGACCATGTCGGTGTCCTCCGACACAGAACTTGACGGCGAATTTACAGCCTCCGTCACCGAATTAGTCCTCGAAGGCCTCAGCCACTTGCAGCCGCCTGTGCTTGAGAAAAAGGAAAACACCTATGTCCCAGCCATATAG
- a CDS encoding Snf7 family protein has product MTSFSNNWVKDNKPNMSERIKQNVGPQQPLKPRIEFAKNKIQAQNQKLDTILEKLKGKEKSLFNQVVSSLQRHDAQQGKMVSNEIAQIRKTIKMISQIKMALEQIQLRLESTIDLGDVMVAIGPAMGALTRVRSGLSGVMPEVDRELGEINGVFSDIMMSAGSMGNTSFAFDASGEEVDRILAEAGAVAEQRMTENFPDVPVGSSIGSRSIAGEHTQ; this is encoded by the coding sequence ATGACGAGCTTTAGCAACAATTGGGTGAAGGACAATAAACCAAACATGTCTGAGCGGATAAAGCAGAACGTCGGGCCACAGCAGCCCTTGAAGCCACGAATCGAGTTTGCAAAGAACAAGATTCAGGCGCAGAACCAGAAACTTGACACCATCCTTGAAAAACTGAAGGGCAAGGAAAAGTCACTGTTTAATCAGGTCGTATCGTCTCTCCAGAGACATGATGCGCAGCAGGGCAAGATGGTCTCAAACGAAATTGCACAGATTAGAAAGACCATCAAGATGATATCACAAATAAAGATGGCACTGGAACAGATACAGCTCCGCCTCGAGTCAACCATCGACCTCGGAGATGTAATGGTCGCAATCGGTCCGGCAATGGGTGCATTGACAAGGGTAAGGTCCGGATTGTCAGGAGTAATGCCAGAAGTCGACAGAGAGCTTGGTGAAATCAACGGAGTCTTTAGCGACATCATGATGAGTGCAGGAAGCATGGGCAACACATCTTTTGCCTTCGACGCAAGCGGCGAAGAAGTAGACAGAATCCTTGCAGAAGCAGGCGCAGTGGCAGAGCAGAGAATGACCGAGAACTTCCCCGACGTCCCGGTAGGCTCATCGATAGGCTCAAGGTCTATCGCCGGCGAGCACACGCAGTAG
- a CDS encoding enoyl-CoA hydratase-related protein produces the protein MSGTMKYIQLEPLGDIAIVRINRQEALNAMNVDVIAELSRTIDILAADEGTKAVIITGAGERSFCAGADISYMVNIEPMNAEKYATAAQAVLNKIERLDKPVIAAVNGFALGGGCELAMVCDIRVASSNAKLGQPEVTIGIPPGWGGTQRLTRLVGPAKAKEMIFTGKMITADEAASIGLVNKVVSLGQEDQLPAEAPKGDAAKEKERAAEVAKLLNKKLISECIALAREITKNSATAVKVSKMLVNRAMDSDIETGLRLEIYGWALCFAHEDRKNMMTAFLSKGKK, from the coding sequence ATGTCTGGAACGATGAAGTATATCCAACTTGAGCCACTGGGCGACATCGCAATTGTAAGGATAAACCGCCAAGAGGCACTTAACGCAATGAACGTTGATGTTATCGCCGAACTATCAAGGACGATTGACATACTTGCGGCCGATGAGGGTACAAAGGCCGTGATCATTACGGGTGCGGGCGAGCGATCGTTTTGTGCGGGTGCCGACATCTCGTACATGGTAAATATTGAGCCAATGAACGCGGAAAAATACGCGACGGCCGCTCAGGCCGTTCTCAACAAGATCGAAAGACTCGACAAGCCGGTCATTGCAGCGGTAAACGGATTTGCTCTGGGAGGCGGATGCGAGTTGGCGATGGTATGCGACATCAGGGTCGCTTCAAGCAATGCGAAACTGGGACAGCCAGAGGTAACAATAGGCATCCCGCCTGGCTGGGGCGGCACCCAGAGGCTCACACGGCTGGTTGGTCCCGCAAAGGCAAAGGAAATGATCTTCACAGGGAAAATGATAACCGCCGACGAGGCCGCCTCGATTGGCCTTGTAAACAAGGTTGTCAGCCTAGGGCAGGAGGACCAGCTTCCAGCTGAGGCGCCCAAGGGCGACGCAGCCAAGGAAAAAGAGCGCGCTGCGGAGGTTGCCAAGCTGCTAAACAAGAAGTTGATTTCCGAATGTATTGCCCTGGCCAGAGAAATCACAAAGAACAGTGCGACTGCGGTCAAGGTGAGCAAGATGCTTGTCAACAGGGCAATGGACTCGGACATCGAGACCGGCCTGCGGCTGGAGATTTACGGATGGGCCCTCTGCTTTGCGCACGAAGACAGAAAGAACATGATGACCGCATTTCTCAGCAAAGGCAAGAAGTAA
- a CDS encoding ATP/GTP-binding protein, producing MKAIFVTGTAGCGKSLLTSRLLRWYTDNDAYPISLNLDPGVGALPYEPDVDIRDFVDIDTISETYGLGPNGSLVMANDMIATRLDEVQLAVDQQNADYVVIDTPGQIELFAFRQSGPVIASNLRAEDKASIFVFDGALVSSPVNFVSISLLSASVALRLKTASLDVLSKTDLISERLADILEWASSSSALEEALSKERETEYSYLSAKLARALSGAGLAPGLIPVSGVTLGGLVELGAALARALNQGEDG from the coding sequence TTGAAGGCGATTTTTGTAACGGGAACGGCTGGCTGCGGCAAATCACTTCTCACATCTCGCCTTCTGCGCTGGTATACGGACAACGACGCCTACCCGATTTCGCTCAACCTTGACCCCGGCGTCGGCGCGCTTCCATACGAGCCGGACGTCGACATACGCGACTTTGTCGACATTGACACAATCTCTGAAACATACGGCCTGGGGCCGAACGGCTCGCTTGTAATGGCCAATGACATGATTGCAACCCGGCTTGACGAGGTCCAGCTCGCAGTGGACCAGCAAAATGCGGACTATGTGGTAATTGACACCCCCGGGCAGATCGAGCTGTTTGCCTTCCGGCAAAGCGGCCCGGTAATCGCTTCAAACCTCAGAGCAGAGGACAAGGCAAGCATCTTTGTTTTTGACGGTGCGCTGGTGTCTTCGCCGGTAAACTTTGTATCGATATCACTGCTATCTGCGTCTGTTGCCCTCAGGCTCAAGACTGCCAGCCTTGACGTCCTCTCAAAGACCGACCTTATATCCGAGAGGCTTGCCGACATCCTCGAATGGGCATCCTCTTCCAGTGCACTAGAGGAAGCGCTTTCAAAGGAGAGAGAGACGGAATACTCATATCTGAGTGCAAAGTTGGCGCGCGCCCTCTCAGGGGCCGGCCTTGCCCCTGGCCTGATACCCGTATCGGGCGTGACTCTTGGCGGCCTGGTTGAGCTCGGCGCAGCTCTTGCGCGAGCTCTAAATCAGGGTGAGGATGGTTAG
- the glmS gene encoding glutamine--fructose-6-phosphate transaminase (isomerizing): protein MCSIIGYRGKNSAAPIIVNSLKRMEYRGYDSVGVATIDDESAIRVRKGTGKVLEVNKNLGISGMSGHIGIGHTRWATHGGVTDSNAHPHSACNNGIAVVHNGIIENYKELKQTLEKSGHHFTSQTDSEVIAHLLEVHSSAGHDIKQAMIKTCHELKGNFAFVAVFRDGTIAAARFEEPLIVGVANDGYFLSSDVLGFLEYTDKAIFLDNRDIAVVDNSKLEIFDFDGVPVARPITQVAWELGDIDKGKYAHYTLKEINEQRLTVLHASRQDEAKIEDFCKVLKDAESIYLTGSGTSFHSAMIFKHLLARFAKLRAETVMSSEAQYVLSSMDSGSVVVAFSQSGETADVLDSVRIARKQGGKVLSIVNVTTSSLARNSDVFLSTNCGPEIGVAATKSFTGQLSLVYSIVSRLSEGSLDMAKSGVPAAIDSMIANQAKVLKVADQIKESTDVYLLGRSLHYPIALEGALKMKELAYVHAEGIAAGELKHGPLALMEKNTLVIILNPRDSTFSDSSSNAHEIKARGATVIGISDKPDDTYDFWIEIPHMENEAFYPIVEVIALQILAYYMALGRNADPDYPRNLAKSVTVR from the coding sequence ATGTGTTCCATAATCGGATATCGTGGTAAGAATTCTGCCGCTCCTATTATCGTTAATAGTTTAAAGCGGATGGAGTATCGGGGATATGACAGTGTCGGAGTTGCGACGATTGACGACGAAAGTGCAATCCGAGTTCGCAAGGGCACCGGCAAGGTACTTGAAGTAAACAAGAACCTGGGAATAAGCGGAATGAGCGGCCACATCGGCATCGGACATACGCGCTGGGCGACCCACGGCGGCGTAACGGACAGTAATGCACACCCCCACTCTGCATGCAACAACGGTATAGCCGTCGTTCATAACGGCATCATAGAGAATTACAAAGAGCTCAAGCAGACCCTCGAAAAGTCAGGCCATCATTTTACCAGCCAGACAGACAGCGAGGTAATAGCCCACCTTCTAGAGGTCCACTCAAGCGCGGGTCATGACATCAAACAGGCCATGATCAAGACTTGTCACGAGCTCAAGGGCAACTTTGCGTTTGTCGCCGTCTTTAGAGACGGGACCATTGCGGCCGCTAGGTTTGAAGAACCTTTGATTGTCGGAGTCGCAAACGACGGCTACTTTTTGTCAAGCGACGTGCTCGGCTTTCTGGAATACACCGACAAGGCGATATTTCTCGACAACCGGGACATCGCAGTTGTTGACAATTCGAAACTCGAGATATTCGACTTTGATGGAGTGCCGGTGGCAAGGCCTATCACGCAGGTTGCGTGGGAACTTGGAGATATTGACAAGGGAAAATACGCCCACTATACGCTCAAGGAAATAAACGAACAGAGGCTCACCGTACTGCACGCCTCGAGGCAGGACGAGGCGAAAATTGAAGACTTTTGCAAGGTGCTAAAGGACGCCGAGAGCATCTACCTGACGGGCAGCGGCACAAGTTTTCATTCCGCAATGATCTTCAAGCACCTCCTTGCAAGGTTTGCGAAGCTCCGCGCCGAGACTGTCATGTCTAGCGAGGCTCAATACGTGCTCTCATCAATGGATTCAGGCTCGGTTGTGGTCGCGTTTTCACAATCCGGCGAGACAGCAGACGTTCTTGATTCCGTGAGAATTGCGCGCAAGCAGGGTGGAAAGGTCCTTTCAATAGTTAACGTCACGACGTCATCGCTTGCAAGAAACAGCGACGTCTTCCTTTCGACAAACTGCGGCCCCGAGATTGGCGTCGCCGCGACAAAGAGCTTTACCGGTCAACTCTCCTTGGTCTACTCGATAGTCAGCCGCCTCTCAGAGGGCAGCCTTGACATGGCCAAGTCCGGTGTGCCAGCTGCAATTGACAGCATGATTGCCAACCAGGCAAAGGTGCTCAAAGTAGCAGACCAGATCAAAGAGTCCACCGACGTCTACCTTCTTGGCAGGTCGCTCCACTATCCAATCGCCCTTGAAGGCGCCCTCAAGATGAAAGAGCTGGCTTATGTCCATGCTGAAGGAATAGCGGCCGGCGAGCTGAAGCACGGTCCGCTGGCGCTGATGGAGAAGAACACGCTTGTAATTATCCTGAACCCGCGGGACTCCACTTTCAGCGACTCGTCTTCTAACGCCCACGAGATAAAGGCAAGAGGTGCCACCGTCATTGGCATCTCAGACAAGCCCGACGACACATACGACTTTTGGATTGAAATTCCACACATGGAAAACGAGGCCTTCTACCCAATAGTCGAGGTTATCGCCCTGCAAATCCTCGCGTACTACATGGCACTTGGAAGAAACGCCGACCCTGACTATCCGCGCAACCTTGCCAAGTCTGTCACTGTAAGATAG
- a CDS encoding 30S ribosomal protein S4 — translation MGDPRKSRKLFHRPRRIWTTDQLSSELYVMGSYGLRNKRELWKAQTEVARIRNQARALLALPTEVRSEKERRLLNFLTRLGLVNEESSLDDILNLKIEDLLERRLQTIVMKKSGARSPYQARQAVSHGHVSIGNRKVNLPGYLVRKEEEAGILLHIELPSAGAPNSAPQS, via the coding sequence TTGGGAGATCCGCGTAAATCCCGCAAACTGTTCCACCGTCCAAGGCGCATCTGGACTACGGATCAGCTCTCATCAGAGCTATACGTGATGGGTTCTTACGGCCTGAGAAACAAGCGAGAACTCTGGAAGGCGCAGACCGAAGTTGCGAGAATCAGAAACCAGGCGCGAGCCTTGCTTGCACTTCCGACCGAGGTCCGATCAGAGAAGGAAAGAAGGCTTCTTAACTTTCTCACGCGCCTCGGTCTAGTTAACGAAGAGTCCTCACTTGACGACATTCTCAACCTCAAAATTGAGGACCTGCTTGAGAGGCGCTTGCAGACAATTGTCATGAAAAAGTCCGGCGCCAGGTCACCCTACCAGGCACGACAGGCAGTAAGCCACGGCCACGTCTCAATAGGGAACCGAAAGGTGAACCTCCCTGGCTATTTGGTAAGAAAGGAAGAGGAGGCGGGAATCCTGCTTCACATAGAACTCCCCAGTGCCGGAGCCCCGAATTCTGCCCCGCAGTCCTAG
- a CDS encoding lysylphosphatidylglycerol synthase transmembrane domain-containing protein encodes MNWRIVAILASVVPFLVLFLTTKVSPGDVFALGVVPFAMSATAALSRNFLQAIRFKYYIRRFIGRDVSSTAKTVEARLGGEFVTSTTPSYVGGEFVRIAWLAKNGVPPGKAAWVATMEIITDVFVGSMLAFMAGIVAILRGGTVIGSIVILVTIPTFAVWLVLVLVSSKRTLRLPNFVLPLLQKFIAKQKAQSLVESANTAISDLCQMSRENFGQKKTLATFAAGLAITFVAFIAYGASFMILANAAGSKIGLFDSLMSTSASTSIANLPITIGGSALAELGIWAYLANLSGIPDYSAFVHDSQLKVIIAWRITTYHIPLAVSWIALMRLTTRKATPPNPDQISVNPADNPGDPPAK; translated from the coding sequence TTGAACTGGCGAATAGTGGCAATTCTGGCAAGCGTCGTGCCATTTTTGGTACTGTTTCTTACCACCAAGGTCTCGCCAGGTGATGTTTTTGCCCTGGGAGTCGTCCCCTTTGCCATGTCTGCCACGGCGGCGCTATCGCGTAACTTCTTGCAGGCAATCCGATTCAAGTACTACATCCGCCGCTTCATAGGCCGTGACGTGAGCTCCACTGCCAAGACCGTGGAGGCAAGGCTTGGAGGCGAGTTTGTCACATCCACCACGCCCTCGTACGTGGGAGGTGAGTTTGTCAGAATAGCCTGGCTTGCAAAAAACGGTGTGCCGCCGGGCAAGGCCGCATGGGTGGCGACAATGGAGATTATCACCGACGTGTTTGTTGGCTCGATGCTCGCGTTCATGGCAGGCATAGTCGCGATACTGCGGGGAGGGACCGTGATAGGCTCGATTGTAATTCTCGTCACAATCCCGACCTTTGCCGTTTGGCTTGTGCTTGTGCTCGTCTCATCAAAAAGGACGCTGAGGCTGCCAAACTTTGTCCTTCCGCTTCTTCAAAAGTTTATTGCAAAGCAAAAGGCTCAGAGCCTTGTAGAATCGGCGAACACTGCTATTTCTGACCTCTGCCAAATGAGCCGGGAAAACTTTGGCCAGAAGAAGACCCTTGCAACTTTTGCCGCGGGGCTTGCAATAACCTTCGTTGCATTTATCGCCTACGGCGCCTCATTTATGATCCTTGCAAACGCGGCTGGCTCTAAGATAGGACTGTTCGACTCACTGATGTCCACCTCGGCTTCCACCTCGATTGCAAATCTTCCAATCACAATTGGCGGATCGGCTCTTGCTGAACTGGGAATCTGGGCATACCTGGCAAACCTCAGCGGCATACCCGACTATTCTGCTTTTGTACATGACTCGCAGCTCAAAGTCATCATAGCGTGGAGGATAACAACATACCATATCCCGCTAGCAGTCTCTTGGATTGCTCTCATGAGACTGACGACGCGCAAAGCGACTCCGCCAAACCCGGACCAGATTTCCGTAAATCCTGCCGACAACCCCGGCGACCCTCCTGCGAAGTAG
- a CDS encoding homoserine kinase, which translates to MRFRTCTARAPCSTANLGPGYDVFGLALDALEDRVTITATESHRGLKISIAGLAGEISTDPEQNSAGLVVARMASDAGLERTGFDLEINKGVPAGYGMGSSGASSAAAAVAFDHLLQLGVERNKLVEYAAAGEIASAGAAHYDNVSASLLGGFVISRLSGPSTPEFVRFEPPHGLRLVVAVPRVAVPKRKTEVARSVLPKEVSLEKLVHNVSSASTIVAGFSKGDVEMIARGVDDVIVEPARKGLISGYDDVRRMALDAGALAVTISGAGPSLISILKGRDKEAQVAQAMEQGFKRSGIESKTFACGPSKGSEILSAR; encoded by the coding sequence TTGCGATTTAGGACCTGCACTGCAAGGGCGCCATGCTCCACGGCCAATCTGGGGCCGGGGTATGACGTGTTTGGGCTTGCCCTTGACGCGCTTGAGGACAGGGTAACAATCACTGCTACCGAGAGCCATCGGGGCCTCAAAATCAGCATAGCCGGCCTGGCAGGCGAAATTTCCACAGACCCCGAACAGAATTCGGCGGGCCTGGTTGTGGCTAGAATGGCAAGTGACGCCGGGTTGGAAAGAACCGGCTTTGATCTGGAAATAAACAAAGGGGTACCAGCAGGCTATGGAATGGGAAGCAGCGGCGCCTCGTCAGCCGCCGCAGCTGTTGCCTTTGATCACCTTCTTCAGCTTGGGGTGGAAAGAAACAAGCTGGTCGAGTACGCTGCGGCGGGCGAAATCGCGAGCGCCGGCGCCGCACACTATGACAATGTCTCTGCGTCGCTTCTCGGCGGCTTTGTGATTTCGCGGCTCTCCGGTCCGAGCACTCCTGAATTCGTCCGGTTTGAACCGCCTCATGGACTCCGGCTTGTCGTCGCGGTGCCGCGGGTTGCCGTGCCAAAGCGCAAGACCGAGGTTGCACGCAGCGTGCTGCCCAAAGAAGTGTCTCTTGAAAAACTGGTCCACAATGTTTCTAGCGCAAGCACTATTGTGGCTGGCTTTTCGAAAGGCGACGTGGAAATGATAGCGCGTGGGGTCGATGACGTGATTGTAGAGCCGGCGCGAAAGGGTCTAATCTCGGGTTACGACGACGTCCGCAGGATGGCACTGGACGCCGGAGCGCTCGCTGTCACGATAAGCGGCGCAGGCCCGTCTCTCATTTCTATACTCAAGGGGCGGGACAAAGAGGCGCAGGTGGCTCAGGCCATGGAGCAGGGCTTCAAAAGGTCAGGCATCGAGAGCAAGACGTTTGCGTGTGGTCCTAGCAAAGGCTCCGAAATTCTCTCCGCAAGGTAG
- a CDS encoding DNA-3-methyladenine glycosylase has product MQEFPAATHRTIHLKNSHKPLASLRRDFYRRPTQEVARDLVGLELVRRISIEGRSLTLAGTIIETEAYGSEDDEASHAFRGITKRNSVMFGPVGFSYVYFTYGNHHCVNVTARDDSASAGAVLIRSIRPNLGIDIMQSFRRRQDLQELASGPGRLTQAMGISRNLNGIDLTSHLSELFICESPSGPTPRVESCTRVGISRACDKPWRFIDASSLPFISRKPAPGPTQV; this is encoded by the coding sequence ATGCAGGAATTCCCAGCCGCAACTCACCGGACCATTCACTTGAAGAATTCGCATAAACCGCTAGCCTCGCTTCGACGGGACTTTTACCGCCGGCCGACGCAGGAAGTTGCAAGGGATCTTGTTGGGCTTGAACTTGTCAGGCGCATTTCCATCGAAGGCAGGAGCCTCACCCTGGCGGGGACAATCATAGAGACCGAGGCATACGGTTCTGAGGACGACGAGGCCAGCCATGCGTTTAGAGGAATCACCAAAAGAAATTCAGTCATGTTCGGACCCGTCGGGTTTTCTTATGTTTATTTTACGTACGGCAACCACCATTGCGTCAATGTGACCGCGAGGGACGACTCGGCTAGCGCAGGGGCAGTTCTCATTCGCAGCATCAGGCCCAACTTGGGCATTGACATAATGCAGTCGTTTCGCAGGAGGCAAGACCTCCAGGAGCTGGCTTCGGGCCCGGGAAGATTGACACAAGCGATGGGCATTTCGAGGAACCTTAACGGCATCGATTTGACTAGCCACCTGTCAGAACTCTTTATTTGCGAGAGCCCATCCGGTCCAACACCGCGGGTCGAATCTTGCACCAGGGTTGGGATTTCGAGGGCCTGCGACAAGCCGTGGCGGTTCATTGACGCATCAAGCTTGCCGTTCATTTCCAGAAAGCCGGCTCCCGGTCCGACTCAAGTCTAG
- a CDS encoding 30S ribosomal protein S13, which yields MSASEYKHILRIAGKDIEGSKKLIVALSEIKGIGYTYGQVLVNTLKINPNIRVGFLTENEMREIESAISNPSKAGVPEWYLNRRKNVDTGTSGHLITSDLDFAISNDIEREKTVMSWRGYRHMFGLRVRGQRTRTTGRKGGAVGVKKTKAMPGAAPGAPGAPAAPAAAGAAPAKDAKAAAPAAGAASAPKAGAAPAAKEPAKK from the coding sequence TTGTCTGCTTCAGAGTACAAGCACATCCTCAGAATTGCAGGAAAAGACATTGAGGGCAGCAAAAAATTGATTGTTGCTCTAAGTGAGATAAAGGGCATAGGCTACACCTATGGCCAGGTTTTGGTAAACACGTTAAAAATTAATCCCAACATCCGGGTTGGCTTTCTTACAGAAAACGAAATGCGCGAAATCGAGAGCGCGATCTCAAACCCCTCAAAGGCAGGCGTTCCAGAGTGGTATCTCAACCGCAGAAAGAACGTCGACACAGGGACCAGCGGCCACCTGATTACCTCGGATCTTGATTTTGCAATTTCTAACGATATCGAACGTGAGAAGACGGTGATGAGCTGGCGAGGCTACAGGCACATGTTTGGCCTTCGCGTGAGAGGCCAGCGCACTCGGACAACAGGCCGCAAGGGAGGAGCTGTCGGCGTAAAGAAGACGAAGGCAATGCCTGGCGCCGCGCCTGGAGCTCCCGGTGCTCCCGCAGCCCCGGCAGCTGCTGGAGCCGCCCCTGCTAAAGATGCCAAGGCCGCTGCACCGGCTGCTGGAGCTGCATCAGCTCCGAAGGCTGGAGCCGCGCCCGCCGCAAAGGAGCCGGCGAAGAAATAG